A genomic window from Populus alba chromosome 19, ASM523922v2, whole genome shotgun sequence includes:
- the LOC118043385 gene encoding disease resistance protein RPS2-like, with translation MARPNDPFYHDQLCSPSAKNDVIMDDVQNIVREKTEPVASMLEQSHAILNKLAVGDDGRIQVGVQAMEQGEGFIQHVDRNVCPERARLMENSSGRLVQPSTSASSTKLVGRAFEQNMKVIWSWLMDDEVSTIGIYGMGGVGKTTILQHIRNELLERRDISHSVYWVNVPQGFKIEELQDLIAKCLHLDLSSKDDDLSRAVKLAKELAKKQKWILILDDLWNSFEPQEVGIPIPLKGCKLCWWEKPFQSDEEKWRSHHRYSNY, from the exons ATGGCTAGACCGAATGATCCATTTTATCATGATCAACTCTGTTCTCCATCTGCAAAAAACGATGTCATTATGGATGATGTGCAGAACATAGTTAGAGAGAAAACAGAACCAGTAGCTAGTATGTTGGAGCAAAGCCATGCAATACTTAATAAATTGGCAGTTGGTGATGATGGAAGGATACAGGTGGGAGTTCAGGCCATGGAACAAGGTGAAGGATTTATTCAGCATGTCGACAGAAATGTCTGCCCAG AACGAGCTAGATTAATGGAGAACAGTAGTGGAAGATTAGTGCAGCCCAGCACAAGTGCTAGCTCTACAAAGCTAGTGGGTCGAGCATTTGAACAGAATATGAAGGTGATATGGTCTTGGTTAATGGATGATGAAGTCTCAACCATTGGCATTTACGGAATGGGGGGAGTTGGTAAAACGACAATACTGCAACATATCCGCAATGAGCTTCTAGAAAGACGAGATATTTCTCATAGTGTCTACTGGGTGAATGTGCCTCAAGGTTTCAAGATTGAAGAATTGCAGGATCTTATTGCTAAATGTCTTCATTTAGATCTTTCAAGCAAAGACGATGATCTGTCTAGAGCTGTCAAGTTAGCAAAAGAACTAGcgaagaaacaaaaatggattctcattttagatgatttgtggaacTCTTTTGAGCCACAAGAAGTGGGGATTCCTATCCCATTGAAAGGATGCAAGCtctgttggtgggagaaaccttt TCaatcagatgaggagaaatggagaagccatcatagATACTCGAATtattga
- the LOC140954130 gene encoding disease resistance protein At4g27190-like has translation MNSQNNIRVDALSDEESWTLFMEKLGHERPFSPEVERIAVDVARECAGLPLGIVTLAESLKGVDDLHEWRITLKRLKESNFWDIEDQMFQILRLSYDYLDDSAQQCFVYCALFDERHKIEREMLIESFIEEGIIQEMNSQAAVDKCHSILDRLENVCLLEGIDGGSAVKMHDLLRDLAIQILDEYSLVMG, from the exons ATGAATAGCCAAAACAATATAAGAGTGGATGCTCTTTCTGATGAAGAATCCTGGACTTTGTTCATGGAGAAGCTTGGACATGAAAGACCATTTTCTCCAGAAGTGGAACGAATTGCTGTAGATGTTGCAAGggaatgtgctggtttgccaTTGGGAATTGTTACATTAGCAGAAAGTTTGAAGGGAGTGGATGACCTACATGAGTGGAGGATTACATTGAAGAGATTGAAAGAATCAAATTTTTGGGACATTGAAGATCAAATGTTCCAGATATTAAGATTGAGTTATGATTATTTAGATGATTCAGCACAACAATGTTTCGTATATTGTGCATTATTTGATGAACGTCATAAGATTGAAAGGGAGATGTTGATAGAGTCGTTTATCGAGGAGGGGATAATTCAAGAAATGAACAGCCAAGCAGCAGTTGACAAGTGCCACTCAATTCTTGATAGACTAGAAAATGTCTGCTTATTGGAAGGAATTGATGGTGGTAGTGctgtcaagatgcatgacttgcTTAGGGACTTGGCCATCCAAATACTAGATGAGTACTCTCTAGTCATG Ggctag